One Parcubacteria group bacterium genomic window, GCGAACCGGAATTGAAACAGAGAATATTGGATTTTCTGGCAAAAAATTTTTAATATAAGGGTATGAAATTATACAGTTTTTCCATTTTATTTTTACTTGCCGTTGTTTTAGCGGCCGGATCGTACTTTACCGACAATTTAAACTTTCTTTTTGAAAAAAGCAAAACGGCCGAAAACACAATTATTGGGCATTTATCGGTAGGTCCGCAATTTGGAGTTTATTCAACTATCTGGACTACTCGCGCAAGGCGCTTTAACGATTTAATTCGCCTTGCCGAGGAAACGGAAATCAATGCTATTGTAATGGACGTTAAAGACAGCGGAGTTTATATAGATGAATATATTAAAAATTTAGTTGATAAGCTTCGTGAAAAAAGTATTTATACCATCGCCCGCTTAGTAGTTTTTCAAGATAGTTCACAAGTCAAAAATCATCCGGATTGGTACTTTAAAAAGGAGGATGGCTCGCTGTGGCAGGACAATCGCGGCTGGTATTGGATGGATCCGACTAACCGAGAAGTTTGGGACTATAATCTTGCGGCTTCTAAACAAGCGATTGATGCCGGTTTTGATGAAATAAATTTTGATTACATCCGCTATCCAAGTTTTAAAAAAGATGACGATGTTGTTTTTACACCGGTTTTAAAAAATCAAACGATAAATGATTTCGCGCGTTATTTAACTTTAGAACTCAAAAAGTATGACCAGAAAATTGCTCTTTCGGTGGATTTATTCGCTTATAATATGATGAGCGGCAGCGACCTCGGCGTTGGCCAGGTTTTTCTGGAGCTTTACGATTATTTTGATTATGTTTCTCCAATGATCTATCCCTCTCATTATATTACCGGTAATTTTGGTTTTGAAAATCCCGCCGAGCACCCTTATGAAGTAGTTTGGGGCACGATAGAAAAAGGCAAGGCACAACTTTGGGAGAAATCAGCTATCGAAGTCGGGACAACTTCACCGGCTATAATTAATCCGGTTTTTGAAAAACGTCTTAAAAAGCTTCGTCCTTGGCTTCAGGATTTCAATATCGGCGCGGTTTACAACGGCGATATGATTCGCAAAGAAAAACAAGCGGTTTATGATTCCGGCCTTACTTCCGGCTGGCTTTTATGGAATCCAAGAAACGTTTATACTGAAGAAGCATTAGATAAATAAAATTATGAACGAATTATCGCCAAAGGAAATATACGATCAAAGGAAAAACGAAAAAATGACCGATGAAAAAAGAACAGGACAGTTTAAAATGTTCAAAAAGCTTTTCATTTGGTTGATTGTTGCTCTGGTTATCGGCGGGGGAGTTTACTGGTTTGCGAAAAGAGGCCAGGAAAAAATTGCTGAAAGAAAAACTTACGCAGTTCAAATTCCGGATCAAGGCAGGGCGCATATTAATGTCGGTGCGAGCCACCCTGCTTATAATTCCAATCCGCCGACTTCCGGGTCGCATTATGAAGAGTGGAAAACCAAGGGCGTATATAAGGAACAGCAGCCGGATGAAGGCTTGATTCATAATTTAGAACATGGCTATATCTGGATTTCTTATCGGCCAGATGCTTCCTTTGAAATAATCAAGCAGTTAGAAAATTTTTACGGTTTTGGTAAAAAAATCGTTGTTGAACCGCGAAAAGAAAATGACAAACTTATAGCTATTGCCGCCTGGAATTGGCTTGATAAATTTGACCCGGTTTCCACCAGTTCTTTAAATGACGTTGAACTGAAGCGCATCGGTGATTTTATCGATCAATATATAAATCAGGGTCCGGAACCGAATGCTCCCTAAAGACTTGCATTGTGGATAAGTATTTGGTACAATGGAGTTTGAATTATGAAAAAAATAAAAACATACAAAAATAAAGGAGGCGGATCCGTGTAGTTCTGTTGTGTTTATTTTCAGCAGATTGAGGCCGCTTTCCAGCGGTTTTTTTAGTTCTCGCCCAAATCTCTGATTTGGTAACGAGAAGTAATCCCGCAAAGCGGGATCGTGACCAACTAATTAACATTTGACCCCGGATAATCTATTAAGGTAGACTGTTCGGGTTCAGCAGTTAATCCTGTACGTTGAAAATTGAATAAGACCCTCCTTGCCTACTCCGCCGAAGTAGCTTCGGCTACGAAGGCTGGACGCGTAGAGCTTCGGAGGGTAAACAGGTACAAAATTAAAAAAACTCGAATAATATAAAAGTAAACTCGTACTTATGTACGGGATGAGTAGGTTAATAAGGGCGTATGGTGGATGCCTAGGCACAAAAAGGCGATGAAGGGCGTGGCGTGACTGCGATAAGCGTCGGGGAGCCGTCTAGCAGGCTTTGATCCGGCGATTTCCGAATGGGGTAACCCATGGCGAGTAATG contains:
- a CDS encoding DUF3105 domain-containing protein, whose protein sequence is MNELSPKEIYDQRKNEKMTDEKRTGQFKMFKKLFIWLIVALVIGGGVYWFAKRGQEKIAERKTYAVQIPDQGRAHINVGASHPAYNSNPPTSGSHYEEWKTKGVYKEQQPDEGLIHNLEHGYIWISYRPDASFEIIKQLENFYGFGKKIVVEPRKENDKLIAIAAWNWLDKFDPVSTSSLNDVELKRIGDFIDQYINQGPEPNAP